Proteins encoded within one genomic window of Eurosta solidaginis isolate ZX-2024a chromosome 1, ASM4086904v1, whole genome shotgun sequence:
- the LOC137237816 gene encoding palmitoyltransferase ZDHHC16A — MSRFNWRISGSLVKIFNKFRISFRHAKSWFHRLYTNFDSDTCLEPMFWIVDNYTYVLGPFFIVAVSSLTIAVVVIAYWIGLPFWWQKSQRATVGLFIIGNWLLINVVFHYVMGVITPPGEPPKVVDGTFEVRKICKKCQSPKAPRTHHCSICNQCILKMDHHCPWLNNCVGFFNHRYFFLYMAYTTIGCLFLIVFGFEIGYNFLWLDHSDSWVESEPLEGQPVKFNISGHIIPVTHANEYDDDFILAAKHILPTPPTSEGSYYTDGKRRAIVFMAVTNVTAAFALGALTLWHAKIITRGETSIEALINQEETERLLKENKIYVNPYNFGARKNWKLFLGLVRGRKFWRCVLLPSWHKPEGNGLSFYTVNDARNEDSSSDEWP; from the exons ATGAGTCGCTTCAATTGGCGTATAAGCGGTTCATTGGTGAAAATATT CAATAAATTTCGAATAAGTTTCCGGCATGCAAAATCATGGTTTCACAGACTTTACACAAACTTCGATTCGGACACTTGTTTGGAACCGATGTTCTGGATCGTTGACAACTATACATATGTTCTGGGTCCC TTCTTCATAGTTGCTGTGTCGAGTCTTACCATTGCTGTAGTTGTAATTGCTTATTGGATCGGTTTGCCATTTTGGTGGCAGAAAAGCCAGCGAGCTACTGTCGGATTATTCATTATAGGCAATTGGCTTTTAATAAATGTCGTCTTCCACTATGTAATGGGTGTTATTACGCCTCCCGGCGAACCGCCAAAAGTT gttGATGGTACTTTTGAGGTGCGAAAGATTTGTAAGAAATGTCAATCACCGAAGGCGCCACGAACACATCACTGTTCCATTTGTAACCAATGTATACTAAAAATGGATCATCATTGTC CTTGGCTCAACAATTGCGTGGGTTTTTTCAATCATCGCTATTTCTTCCTCTACATGGCCTACACAACTATTGGTTGTCTCTTCCTAATCGTTTTTGGCTTTGAAATTGGTTACAACTTCTTGTGGCTGGATCATAGCGACAGTTGGGTAGAGTCTGAGCCATTGGAGGGACAACcagttaaatttaatattagcGGTCACATCATACCGGTG ACGCATGCCAATGAATATGATGATGATTTTATATTAGCCGCTAAACATATATTACCTACTCCGCCTACATCAGAGGGCAGTTACTATACAGACGGAAAACGACGCGCCATTGTATTTATGGCTGTGACAAATGTAACTGCCGCATTTGCATTGGGTGCTTTGACATTATGGCATGCAAAAATAATAACACGGGGCGAGACCAGTATAGAAGCGTTAATAAATCAAGAAGAGACCGAGCGTTtacttaaagaaaataaaatttatgtaaatCCATATAATTTTGGTGCCCGCaaaaattggaaattatttttgGGATTAGTGCGTGGAAG AAAATTTTGGCGTTGCGTCTTATTGCCATCATGGCATAAACCAGAAGGGAATGGCTTAAGTTTTTACACTGTTAATGATGCTCGTAACGAGGATTCATCATCCGATGAATGGCCATAA